One segment of Pontibacter akesuensis DNA contains the following:
- a CDS encoding hydroxymethylglutaryl-CoA lyase — MKIIECPRDAMQGIKDFIPTEVKIRYINQLLKVGFDTIDFGSFVSPKAIPQMQDTAEVLEKLELDTTTSKLLAIIANTRGAGDAAQHQQIDYLGFPLSVSETFQQRNTNKSIAEAMEQLARIQDICHKHDKTLVTYISMGFGNPYNDPWNVETVIRFVQDLDQLQVKIVSLSDTIGVATPENITYLFSNLIPAFQQIEFGAHLHTTPTTWQEKIAAAYQAGCRRYDGALRGYGGCPMAKDELVGNMPTENMVGYFENNGVNLGLNKAALQAAMAESGAVFL; from the coding sequence ATGAAGATAATTGAGTGCCCCCGCGATGCCATGCAAGGCATCAAAGATTTTATACCAACCGAGGTAAAGATCCGTTACATCAACCAACTGCTGAAAGTAGGGTTCGACACCATCGACTTCGGCAGTTTTGTTTCGCCGAAGGCAATTCCGCAGATGCAGGACACAGCCGAGGTGCTGGAGAAGCTGGAGCTGGATACCACTACCTCCAAACTACTGGCCATTATCGCGAACACCCGCGGTGCGGGAGACGCAGCACAGCACCAGCAGATCGATTACCTGGGCTTCCCGCTGTCGGTGTCGGAGACGTTTCAACAGCGCAACACAAACAAAAGCATCGCCGAGGCGATGGAGCAGCTGGCCCGGATTCAGGATATCTGCCATAAGCATGATAAAACGCTGGTGACCTACATCTCCATGGGCTTCGGTAACCCCTATAACGACCCCTGGAACGTGGAAACGGTGATCCGTTTTGTACAGGACCTCGACCAATTACAGGTGAAGATCGTGTCGCTATCTGATACAATCGGTGTGGCCACTCCCGAAAACATCACCTACCTGTTCTCAAACCTCATTCCGGCATTTCAGCAGATTGAGTTTGGGGCGCACCTGCATACCACGCCCACTACCTGGCAGGAGAAGATAGCCGCTGCCTATCAGGCAGGATGCCGCCGATATGATGGTGCCCTGCGCGGCTATGGCGGCTGCCCCATGGCGAAGGACGAGCTGGTGGGCAATATGCCGACGGAGAATATGGTAGGCTACTTCGAAAATAATGGTGTAAATTTGGGCCTGAACAAAGCTGCCCTGCAAGCCGCCATGGCTGAGTCCGGTGCAGTGTTTTTATAA
- a CDS encoding (Fe-S)-binding protein, translated as MASRTIVDIFIPCFVDQLFPDTAMNMVKVLEKVGCEVRYNPNQTCCGQPAFNAGFFNEAREVADKFLDDFSNDTSHYIVAPSASCVGMVRNAYQDIFVKSSKLVKYRAMQKKVYELTEFLTDVLGVTRIEGASLQGRYTYHDSCSALRECGIKAGPRELLGNVRGLELIEMEDVETCCGFGGTFAVKFEAISTAMAEQKVDNAIATGAEYIISTDSSCLMHLEAYIQKQNKNIKTMHIADVLASGW; from the coding sequence ATGGCAAGCAGAACAATAGTAGATATATTTATACCGTGTTTCGTGGACCAGCTGTTCCCCGATACGGCCATGAACATGGTGAAGGTGCTGGAGAAGGTGGGCTGTGAGGTGCGTTACAACCCGAACCAAACCTGCTGCGGACAACCTGCTTTCAACGCCGGTTTCTTTAACGAGGCCCGCGAGGTAGCCGATAAGTTTTTGGATGACTTCTCGAATGATACCTCGCATTACATTGTGGCTCCCTCTGCATCGTGTGTGGGCATGGTGCGCAACGCCTACCAGGATATTTTCGTGAAATCGTCGAAACTCGTGAAGTATCGTGCCATGCAGAAGAAAGTGTATGAGCTGACGGAGTTTCTAACTGATGTGCTGGGCGTAACGCGCATTGAGGGTGCCTCGTTGCAGGGCCGCTATACGTACCACGACTCCTGCAGTGCGCTGCGTGAGTGCGGCATCAAGGCGGGTCCGCGCGAACTGTTGGGCAATGTAAGAGGGCTGGAGCTCATCGAGATGGAAGACGTGGAAACCTGCTGCGGTTTCGGGGGTACCTTTGCCGTGAAGTTTGAGGCGATCTCCACTGCCATGGCCGAGCAGAAGGTAGACAATGCCATCGCCACCGGGGCAGAGTACATCATCTCTACCGACAGCAGCTGCCTGATGCACTTGGAAGCGTACATCCAGAAGCAGAACAAAAACATCAAAACCATGCACATTGCCGACGTGCTGGCCAGTGGCTGGTAA